One genomic segment of Amycolatopsis granulosa includes these proteins:
- a CDS encoding iron-siderophore ABC transporter substrate-binding protein produces MTRPWRAALALAVTACLTLTACGGGAGESAQQSGASQAGYPRTIQHAMGSTVLETQPKTVAALDTSYVDAALALETQVVAYTKYRNYDQLPDYLGDDRRFGAGAKVIGPLESPDVEQLYDIKPDVIVSAKVRHEKYYDQFTGVAPTVFSTTTGAMWKDNTRLLARVLGKESLAEQKIGAYEQRAQRIGQEIAAKLGRTPTVSIVRFVEGEPTVRLYSSTSYPGVVMADAKLSRPAGQPDAADKISVNLSQEDIAKLDADIIFVSSYSDETKTAEDPKAKFQANPLWATLKGKIVDVSDTTWFSAVSLQGASAMLTDLANQFGVTP; encoded by the coding sequence ATGACGAGACCGTGGCGAGCAGCACTGGCGCTGGCGGTGACCGCGTGCCTGACCCTGACCGCGTGTGGCGGCGGCGCCGGAGAATCCGCGCAGCAGAGCGGGGCGAGCCAGGCGGGCTATCCGCGCACCATCCAGCACGCGATGGGTTCGACCGTGCTGGAGACGCAGCCGAAGACCGTCGCCGCGCTCGACACCAGCTACGTGGACGCCGCGCTCGCGCTGGAAACCCAGGTCGTGGCGTACACGAAGTACCGCAACTACGACCAGCTGCCCGACTACCTCGGCGACGACCGCAGGTTCGGCGCGGGCGCCAAGGTGATCGGCCCGCTGGAGAGCCCGGACGTCGAGCAGCTCTACGACATCAAGCCGGACGTGATCGTCTCGGCGAAGGTGCGCCACGAGAAGTACTACGACCAGTTCACCGGGGTCGCCCCGACGGTCTTCTCGACGACGACCGGCGCGATGTGGAAGGACAACACCCGGCTGCTCGCGCGGGTCCTCGGCAAGGAGTCCCTGGCCGAGCAGAAGATCGGCGCCTACGAGCAGCGGGCGCAGCGGATCGGCCAGGAGATCGCCGCGAAGCTCGGCCGCACGCCGACGGTGTCCATCGTGCGGTTCGTCGAGGGCGAGCCGACCGTCCGGCTCTACAGCAGCACGTCCTACCCCGGCGTCGTGATGGCCGATGCCAAGCTGTCGCGTCCGGCCGGCCAGCCGGACGCGGCCGACAAGATCTCGGTGAACCTCAGCCAGGAGGACATCGCGAAGCTGGACGCGGACATCATCTTCGTGTCGTCGTACTCGGACGAGACGAAGACGGCGGAGGACCCGAAGGCGAAGTTCCAGGCCAACCCCCTGTGGGCGACGCTGAAGGGCAAGATCGTCGATGTCTCCGACACGACGTGGTTCAGCGCGGTGAGCCTGCAGGGCGCCTCGGCGATGCTGACGGACCTGGCGAACCAGTTCGGCGTGACGCCGTGA
- a CDS encoding putative quinol monooxygenase — MIFITAKFRILPKHADDWPAIARDFTLATRAEDGCLWFDWSRSVEDPTEYVLVEAFRDGEAGAAHLRSSHFETAQRTLPPYLAETPRIVNFEVPQDDWSELGELAVQR, encoded by the coding sequence ATGATTTTCATCACCGCGAAGTTCCGCATCCTGCCGAAGCACGCCGACGACTGGCCCGCGATCGCGCGGGACTTCACCCTCGCCACCCGCGCCGAGGACGGGTGCCTGTGGTTCGACTGGTCCCGCAGCGTCGAGGACCCGACGGAGTACGTGCTGGTCGAAGCCTTCCGCGACGGCGAAGCGGGTGCGGCGCACCTCCGGTCCAGCCACTTCGAGACCGCCCAGCGGACCCTGCCGCCCTACCTGGCGGAGACACCGCGGATCGTCAACTTCGAGGTGCCCCAGGACGACTGGTCCGAGCTGGGCGAGCTGGCCGTGCAGCGCTAG
- a CDS encoding TetR/AcrR family transcriptional regulator gives MTGSAGRTGLRADARRNRARVLAAAQEAFADEGPSVPLDEIARRAGVGAGTVYRHFPSKEMLFEAVVLDRIEWLAGQARDRLDAADPGGAFFEFFDVVAEQALLNKALCDALGASTGTPFAAAPDERSEFRAAFGDLLRRAQAAGAVRADVEPGDLTALLAGYLAMRRRAPAGRPLTRIIADGLRA, from the coding sequence ATGACTGGTTCCGCGGGCCGCACCGGGCTGCGTGCCGACGCGCGCCGCAACCGAGCGCGCGTGCTGGCCGCCGCTCAGGAGGCGTTCGCCGACGAGGGCCCGTCGGTGCCGCTGGACGAGATCGCGCGGCGCGCCGGGGTGGGCGCGGGAACGGTCTACCGGCACTTCCCCAGCAAGGAGATGCTGTTCGAGGCGGTCGTGCTCGACCGCATCGAGTGGCTCGCCGGGCAGGCACGCGACCGGCTCGACGCGGCCGACCCGGGCGGGGCGTTCTTCGAGTTCTTCGATGTGGTGGCTGAACAGGCGCTGCTGAACAAGGCCCTGTGCGACGCCCTCGGGGCGAGCACCGGCACCCCGTTCGCGGCGGCGCCGGACGAACGGAGCGAGTTCCGCGCCGCGTTCGGCGACCTGCTGCGCCGCGCGCAGGCGGCCGGCGCGGTCCGGGCGGACGTGGAGCCCGGTGACCTGACCGCGCTGCTGGCGGGGTACCTGGCGATGCGGCGGCGGGCCCCGGCGGGCCGGCCGCTGACGCGGATCATCGCCGACGGTCTGCGCGCCTAG